The Pseudomonas iranensis genome includes a window with the following:
- a CDS encoding MerR family transcriptional regulator — protein MNPELTISKLAKRLDLSAHTIRYYERIGLFDPVGRGGNGHRVYAEKDVLWAEFLLRLKATGMPIQQMLRYAELRRSGDSTLAERRELLEQHRRDVQAQISQLSQSLEVLDNKIQIYHQLEQKEHHHDP, from the coding sequence ATGAATCCAGAACTGACAATTTCAAAATTGGCCAAGCGCCTTGATTTGAGCGCTCACACGATCCGCTATTACGAGCGCATCGGGCTGTTCGACCCGGTTGGGCGCGGTGGCAATGGCCACCGGGTATACGCCGAGAAGGATGTGCTGTGGGCCGAGTTTCTGCTCCGGCTGAAGGCGACCGGAATGCCGATCCAGCAAATGCTGCGGTATGCCGAATTGCGTCGATCAGGCGACTCGACCCTGGCAGAACGCCGCGAGCTTCTCGAGCAGCATCGCCGGGACGTGCAAGCGCAGATCAGCCAGTTGAGCCAGTCCCTGGAGGTTCTGGATAACAAGATTCAGATCTACCACCAACTCGAGCAAAAGGAGCATCACCATGATCCGTAA
- a CDS encoding zinc-dependent alcohol dehydrogenase family protein: MKAWLLKDFGLDNLQLGETPTPQPKAGELLVKVGAVSLNFRDKAIVDGIYEPHLVPKPLIPVSDAAGTVVAIGAGVTRFNVGDRVNSHLYSRWLDGEPGPNEPDYCFGSPLPGGLAEYMIIHEDSAVGAPANMSDEEAATLPIAALTAWYALVDFGAIQPGQTVLVQGTGGVSIFAVQIATALGAKVIATSSSDDNLHAVKRLGAVAGINYRSTPNWADEVLKLTEGKGVDLLLDVAGGNGINQSVAATKASGRIAQIGFLTGQTVELNLMPLIFRQTTIRGIAVAPRSSFDRMNVFLAEHDIRPVIDHVYPFEQAREAYEHLAKGAFGKVVIKVS; encoded by the coding sequence ATGAAAGCGTGGTTACTGAAAGATTTCGGGCTCGACAATCTGCAACTCGGCGAGACGCCAACGCCGCAGCCCAAGGCTGGCGAGCTGTTGGTCAAGGTCGGCGCGGTCTCGCTGAATTTCCGCGACAAGGCCATCGTTGACGGTATCTACGAGCCGCACCTAGTGCCAAAACCGCTGATTCCGGTGAGCGATGCCGCCGGTACCGTAGTCGCAATCGGCGCCGGTGTTACTCGTTTCAACGTCGGCGACCGAGTCAATTCGCATCTGTACTCGCGCTGGCTTGACGGCGAGCCGGGGCCGAACGAACCGGATTATTGCTTTGGCTCGCCGCTGCCCGGTGGCCTCGCCGAGTACATGATCATTCACGAGGACAGCGCCGTCGGCGCGCCGGCCAACATGAGCGATGAAGAGGCGGCGACGCTGCCTATCGCCGCACTGACTGCGTGGTACGCGCTGGTGGATTTCGGCGCTATTCAACCGGGCCAGACCGTGTTGGTGCAGGGCACCGGCGGCGTATCGATTTTCGCCGTGCAGATCGCCACCGCGCTGGGCGCCAAAGTCATCGCAACCTCAAGCAGCGATGACAATCTGCACGCGGTAAAACGTCTGGGCGCGGTCGCCGGTATCAACTACCGCAGCACGCCGAACTGGGCGGACGAGGTGCTGAAACTCACCGAGGGCAAGGGTGTGGATCTGCTGCTCGATGTGGCGGGAGGCAATGGCATCAACCAGTCGGTAGCAGCGACCAAGGCCTCGGGGCGGATAGCGCAGATCGGCTTTCTGACAGGGCAGACCGTCGAGCTGAACCTGATGCCGCTGATCTTCCGCCAGACCACCATTCGCGGCATCGCGGTGGCACCGCGTTCATCGTTCGACCGGATGAACGTGTTCCTCGCCGAGCACGACATTCGGCCGGTGATCGACCATGTGTATCCGTTCGAACAGGCGCGCGAGGCCTATGAGCATCTGGCGAAGGGGGCGTTTGGCAAGGTTGTGATCAAGGTAAGCTGA
- a CDS encoding LysR family transcriptional regulator, whose product MELLQSMRLFARLAELGSFTKAAESLDIGRPQVTRYIQELETSLGVRLFQRTTRKVALTAEGELFYQRVQEILAEITAATTMFDRPGATLSGRLRIDIPTAFAQLEFIKSLREFTDNYPGIDMVLGVTDRAVDLVGEGIDCALRIGELPDSTLIARPIALATMVTCAAPEYLRDYGTPETLGDLANHQGVNFLSGQNNRTLPWQFSDEGKQKTYVSRKGITVTESNAYVQCGVSGFGIIQAPGIAVAEHLANGALVEILQPLRPTPRPVSLLYPSRTHLPAQVQVFIEWLQVRFVQLYAGWVEG is encoded by the coding sequence ATGGAATTACTGCAATCGATGCGCCTGTTCGCCCGGCTGGCGGAGCTGGGCAGTTTCACCAAAGCCGCCGAGTCGCTGGACATCGGCCGGCCGCAGGTCACTCGCTATATTCAGGAACTGGAAACATCGCTGGGCGTGCGCCTGTTCCAGCGCACTACGAGGAAAGTCGCACTCACCGCCGAGGGTGAACTTTTCTATCAGCGGGTACAGGAAATCCTCGCCGAGATCACCGCCGCCACCACGATGTTCGATCGCCCCGGAGCCACGCTGTCCGGCCGCCTGCGCATCGATATCCCCACTGCGTTCGCGCAACTGGAATTCATCAAGAGCCTGCGCGAATTCACCGACAACTACCCCGGCATCGACATGGTGCTGGGCGTCACCGATCGTGCGGTTGATCTGGTCGGCGAAGGCATCGACTGTGCGCTGCGCATCGGCGAGCTGCCCGACTCAACCCTGATCGCCCGCCCTATCGCCTTGGCGACCATGGTCACCTGCGCCGCGCCCGAATACCTGCGCGACTACGGCACGCCGGAAACGCTTGGAGATCTGGCGAACCATCAAGGCGTGAACTTTCTCTCGGGCCAGAACAACCGCACTCTGCCCTGGCAGTTTTCAGATGAGGGCAAACAGAAAACCTACGTCAGCCGCAAAGGCATTACCGTCACGGAGTCGAACGCCTACGTGCAGTGTGGCGTGTCGGGCTTCGGCATTATCCAGGCGCCGGGCATCGCGGTCGCCGAGCATCTGGCTAACGGAGCATTGGTAGAGATTCTGCAACCGCTGCGCCCGACGCCTCGGCCGGTATCGCTGCTGTACCCGAGCCGCACGCATTTGCCGGCGCAGGTGCAGGTGTTTATCGAATGGCTGCAGGTGCGGTTTGTGCAGTTGTATGCGGGGTGGGTAGAAGGTTGA
- a CDS encoding carboxymuconolactone decarboxylase family protein, with the protein MEMTDRRERGEAALTQITGGPGQAVVDSLKDTAPELADWILSFAYGDVFARPGLDHCTRELATVAALTALGNAQPQLKVHIGGALNVGCTPEAVVDVILQMTVYAGFPSALNGITAAREVFAARGISVKS; encoded by the coding sequence GTGGAGATGACTGATCGTCGAGAGCGCGGAGAAGCCGCTCTGACGCAGATCACTGGCGGACCTGGTCAGGCAGTGGTTGATTCATTGAAGGATACTGCTCCAGAGCTTGCGGACTGGATTCTGAGTTTTGCCTACGGCGATGTCTTCGCCCGCCCCGGGCTCGATCACTGCACTCGTGAGTTGGCAACCGTTGCGGCACTGACTGCACTGGGCAATGCCCAGCCACAACTGAAAGTGCATATCGGCGGCGCCCTGAACGTCGGGTGCACGCCGGAGGCGGTGGTCGATGTGATCTTGCAAATGACCGTATACGCAGGGTTTCCCAGCGCCTTGAACGGTATAACGGCTGCGCGTGAAGTCTTTGCTGCTCGCGGGATCAGTGTCAAATCCTAG